The following is a genomic window from Deltaproteobacteria bacterium.
GGAGGAAAGAAACCAATAATTATGCAGAGTTTTATAGAACTTCTTGAGTATGGGTTTGAAAAAAACAAAAATAAGGTAGCTATCGTTTATCATGATAAAAATATAACCTTTGGACAATTAAAAGAAAAAGCAGAGAAAGTTGGCGCATTTCTCCAACAAAAGGGATTAAAAAAAGGAGATAGGGTTGTTCTATATACACCAGAAAAACTACCTTTTTTGATAGCTCATCTGGGAATCATCTTAAGCGGAGGTATTTCTCTGCCTTTGAATTTTAATTTTACCAGGGATGAAATGATATATTTCTTAAATGACAGTGGTGCAAGGTTTGTTTTTGCATCCAACAGCCAGACTAAATTAATCAAAGAAGTAAAAGGGGCGTGTCCAGCATTAAAGGAAATTATCGATCCTAAATTGATCGAAACAAATATCAGTAAGAACTTTAAAGAAGTAGAGATAAACAAAGAAGATTGTTGCTTTATGCTTTATTCTTCCGGCACTACTGGACAACCGAAAGGCGTGGTTCATACTCACGAAAATGTGGCAAAAAGCCTTCTTTCTCTTCAAAAATGCTGGAAATTTAATTCAGAAGATGTATTGCTCAATGTGCTTCCTCTGTTTCATATTCATGGACTTTCCTTTGCTGCCCATCTGTCCCTTATCTCCGGCAGCGTTATGATATTGGAAGATCGTTTTCATCCTTTAAAAACTATGGAAAAAATTAAAGATGCCACCGTTTTTATGGCTGTGCCCACATTCTATTATGCTTTCTTGAGAAGACCAGAATTCAAACAGAAAGCAAAAAATTGGTCTAAAATGAGACTCTTTACCTGTGGTTCTGCTCCTATTCGGCCTGAAGTTCTACCAGAAATTGAAACAATCATTGGTAAAAATCTAATAAACCGCTATGGTATGACCGAGAGTCATGTAATAACTTCTCTTCCTTTAGATGGACCATTCAAACAGGGTGCTGTTGGATTACCATTAGATAATATAGAGATGAAACTGGTAGATGAAAATGATAAAA
Proteins encoded in this region:
- a CDS encoding acyl--CoA ligase; protein product: MQSFIELLEYGFEKNKNKVAIVYHDKNITFGQLKEKAEKVGAFLQQKGLKKGDRVVLYTPEKLPFLIAHLGIILSGGISLPLNFNFTRDEMIYFLNDSGARFVFASNSQTKLIKEVKGACPALKEIIDPKLIETNISKNFKEVEINKEDCCFMLYSSGTTGQPKGVVHTHENVAKSLLSLQKCWKFNSEDVLLNVLPLFHIHGLSFAAHLSLISGSVMILEDRFHPLKTMEKIKDATVFMAVPTFYYAFLRRPEFKQKAKNWSKMRLFTCGSAPIRPEVLPEIETIIGKNLINRYGMTESHVITSLPLDGPFKQGAVGLPLDNIEMKLVDENDKTIFKNNTAGEVKIKSENLFSHYWRKPEATKMAFDKEGFFYTGDLGYIDRDGFLTLVGRKKDLIITNGYNVYPPIVERVLNESPSVRESAVIGIPDEKRGEKVVAVVVPDDKINIQELKKHCQQKLVDYQRPLHFEIVEELPRNTMGKILKRTLKEKLTKGFKKLL